Genomic segment of Corynebacterium appendicis CIP 107643:
CGGGGTAGTAGCCAATGTTATTGGGCCTTTCGTTCGAATCGTTGGAAGCGGTAGCGCAGCGGAGAATCCTCAGCGCCCTCGATAGTCACGCGGCCGCGCTCCGAGGCGAACCAGTCGGTTTCGCTGGTCAGCTCGAAGTCCTCGCTGATCCGCGGGGCGTACACGGCATCGTGGGGGAGGTGAGGGGAAAGGGAGACGTCGATAAGCGTGCGCTCGATGATGTCGACCTCATCGAGTGTGGCTTCGTAGAGTTGTGCCCCGCCGATGATCCACGCGTCGGTGTCTAAGTCGGGTAGGTCACGGTAAACGTACGCGCCCTTCGACCACGTGTCCGCTTCGCGCGAGGAGATTATGATGTTCGTGCGGCTCGGCAGAGGTTTGAACGGGAGGGATTCCCACGTGCGGCGGCCCATGATGACGGGGCTGCCGCACGTGGTGTCCTTAAAATGCTTGAGGTCCTCCGGCAGGTGCCACGGCATGTCCGCGCCGTCGCCGATGATGCGGTCGACGGATTGAGCCCAGATTGCGCCGAGCACTGCTACACCGAGACCTTCGCCGCGATCGTCGGGTGCGGGTCGTACCCCGTGACCGCGATGTCGTCGAAACCATAGTCGAAGATGGACTCCGCCTTGGTGAGCTCCAGCTGCGGGTACGGGCGTGGCTCGCGCGAAAGCTGCTCTTTGACCTGCTCAAGGTGGTCGTTATAGATGTGGCAGTCGCCGCCCGTCCAGATCAGCTCACCGACCTCGAGACCGGCCTGCTGCGCGAAGAAGTGGGTGAGCAGCGAATAAGACGCGATATTGAACGGCACGCCCAAAAACATGTCCGCGGAGCGCTGGTAGACCTGCATGGACAGCTTGCCGTCGGCGACGTAGAGCTGGAACAGCAGGTGGCACGGCATGAGCGCCATCTTGTCCAGCTCCGAGACATTCCACGCTGAGACCACGTTGCGGCGCGATTCCGGGTCGCTGCTGAGCAAGTTGAGCGCATTCTGGATCTGGTCGATGTGTTGGCCGTCCGGGGTCGGCCACGAGCGCCACTGGACACCGTAGACCGGGCCAAGCTCGCCGTTGTCGTCCGCCCACTCGTTCCAGATCCGGATATTGTTCTCCTGCAGCCAGCGGACATTCGAGTCGCCCTTCAGGAACCACAACAGCTCGCCCACCACACCCTTGAAATAGACCTTCTTGGTGGTCAACAGGGGAAAAGAATCAGACAGGTCGTACCGCAGCTGCTTGCCGAACACACTGATCGTGCCTGTTCCGGTGCGGTCGGACTTCGGCGTGCCAGTCTCAAGGATCTCGCGCAGCAGATCTTCGTACGGGGTGGGGATGGTCGTCCCAGTCATTCACTCACTCTTTACAGGGTCGTGCGGGATGCAGCTACTTGGCGATGCCTTCGTAGCTGCCGTGCTCTTCCTTATACGCCGCGGCGTGCTCAAGAATTTCATCGGCGAGCTCCGGGCGGCAGATCAGCAGGTCAGGGACATAGGTGTCCTCGTTATTGAAGTGCATCTCGGTGCCATCCAGGCGTGTGGCGTGGAGGCCAGCGGCCTTAGCGACACCCACCGGGGCGGCCTGGTCCCATTCGTACTGGCCGCCGGCGTGGATGTATGCGTCGTAATCGCCGAGCAGAACGTGCATGGCCTTCGCGCCGGCCGAGCCGATGCCGACCGCCTCGAAGTCCATCTTCTCGGCCACGTACTTCGCCACCGCCGGAGGACGGTTGTGGGACAGGGCGATCTTGCGGGACAGCGGGCCCTCAACGTGGCGCACGTCGGAGGACTTGAACACCACGCCCAAATCCGGCAGGCCCACGGCGGCGTGGGTGGGCACGCCATTTTCGACGAGCGCGATGTGCACCGCCCAGTCCTGGCGGCCGGTGGCGAATTCCTTCGTGCCGTCCAGCGGGTCCACGATCCACACGCGCGGATTGTCCAGGCGGGCCAGGTCGTCGACAGCCTCCTCGGACAAGAAGGCGTCGTCCGGGCGGTGCTGCGCCAGTACGCGCGCGATCCAGTTCTGTGCCAGGTCGTCGCCTGCCTCGCCCAGCTCCCGGCCGCGCAGCAAGCCTACGCCGCGGATGCCCTTGAGGATTTCACCCGTTCCAAGCGCAATGAGGTTAGTCAACCGTGAGTCCGAGTACGTTGCCGTCATGGCTTAGACTTTACCGCTTGGGGCGCGTCGCCGTGCGCCGTGGCTGAACACTCTCGGCGAGGAACATAACACTTAACTTCCCACATAACATAACACTTGTGGGAAGTTGGGTGTTATGTTGAATTTCCGCTGGTAGAGGAGCGTTTGGGCTTGGCTTCCCATGAAGCTTCCCACTTAACATCACACATGTGGGAAGTTAAGTGTTATGTTCCGGCCGGTTAAGGTGAAGGCGTGCCTGACAGACCTTTCGACCGATCCGTGAGCGGGGATTCCGGTCGCATTCTCGACCGCTTCCACCCGCAGGTGGCCACGTGGTTCGAGGAGGTCTTCGCCGCGCCGACTCCGGTGCAGGAGCAGGCGTGGACATCGATCTCAGAAGGGGAGAACACCCTCGTTGTAGCCCCGACCGGTTCGGGTAAGACCCTCGCGGCGTTCCTCTGGTCGCTCAATTCGATGGTGCAGCGTTCCGGCCAGCAGGCCCTGCACTTCGGCGACAATGCGGAATTGCAGCGCAGCACCCAAGGCACGCGCGACGGGGTCAAGGTCCTTTACATCTCCCCGCTGAAGGCCCTCGGCGTTGATGTGGAGAACAACCTCCGCGCACCTCTGACCGGCATTGCCCGTGTGGCGCAGCGCATGGAGCTGGACATGCCGGATATCTCTGTGGCGGTGCGCTCCGGCGACACCCCGCAGTCGGAACGCAACCGGCAGGCCCGCAAGCCGCCGGATATTCTCATCACCACCCCGGAGAGCCTCTATTTGATGGTCACCTCTAAGGCTGCGGGAATTCTGAAGACGGTGGACACAGTCATCGTGGATGAGATTCACGCGCTCGCCGGGACGAAGCGCGGCGTGCACTTGGCATTGTCGATGGAACGCCTCCGCAGATTAGCGGGCGATTTCCAGCGCATCGGCCTGTCCGCGACGGTGCGGCCGCTGGACGCGGTGGCGAATTTCTTGGGTGAGCGCACCACGATCGTGAACCCGCCAGCGGAGAAGAAGTGGAAGCTCGATGTCCACGTGCCGGTCGAGGACATGAGCGACCTTCCCGTGCCGGAGGAGGGGTCGCCGATCGGGGAGGCGGTGATCGATACCTCGGCCATCTCCGACGATGTGCTCGACTTCAACTTGGACGGGCCGGAAACGGCAAAAAGGGACCTCGCCCCGCCGCCGACCCCGGGGCAGTCGTCGATCTGGCCACACATTGAGACGCAGCTCTACCAGGAGGTGATGGCTCACCAGTCGACCATCGTCTTCGTCAATTCCCGCCGCACCGCGGAGCGGCTCACCAGCAGACTGAACGAGATCTGGGCGTCCGAACACGACCCGGATTCGCTCAGCCCAGACACCCGCCGCCCGCCGGCGCAGCTGATGAAGTCTGTGGATGTCGCCGGCGAGGCCGCCCCCGTCATCGCGCGCGCCCACCACGGGTCGGTGTCGAAGGAAGAACGCAAGAGCACAGAGGCTGCGCTGAAAGAAGGCACGCTGCGCGCGGTCGTGTCCACTAGCTCGCTCGAGCTCGGCATCGACATGGGCGCGGTGGACCTCGTCGTGCAGGTGGAATCCCCGCCGTCTGTCGCCTCGGGCCTGCAGCGCGTGGGCCGCGCCGGGCACTCGGTCGGTGCGGTCTCCGAAGGCTCGTTTTATCCCAAGCACCGCTCGGACCTAGCCCAAACTGCGGTGACGGTGCCGCGCATGCGCCAAGGCCTCATCGAGGAGCTCCATACCCCGAAGAGTCCGCTCGATGTGCTCGCCCAGCAGACCGTCGCCGCCGTCGCGGTGGAGGACCTCGAGCTGGACGGCTGGTACGAGACCGTCACCCGCGCCTGGCCGTACCGCGACCTCGCCCGCGAGGTCTTCGACGCCGTCATCGACCTAGTCATCGGCATCTACCCGTCCACCGACTTCGCGGAGCTGCGTCCCCGCGCGATTCTCGACGGCACCACGCTCAAGGCACGCCCCGGCGCGCAGCGCGTGGCCGTCACCAATGCGGGCACCATCCCGGACCGGGGCATGTTCGGAGTATTTCTTGTGGGTACCGATGCGGAAGGGGGAGTGCCCAGACGTGTCGGCGAGCTCGACGAGGAGATGGTTTACGAGTCCCGCGTCGGCGACGTGTTCACGCTCGGCGCATCCAGCTGGCGTATCGAGAACATCACCCGCGACCAGGTGCAGGTCTCTCCCGCGCCGGGCCACACGGGACGCTTACCGTTCTGGTCCGGCGACAGTCTGGGCAGGCCGTACGAACTGGGGCTGGCGCTGGGCGCATTCCGCAGAGAAGCGAAAAGCGATCCGTCCGTCATCGATGCGAGCCTGGATGCGTACGCCCGCGACAACCTGTTGAAATACCTCGACGAGCAGGAAGAAGCGACTGGCATCGTCCCCGACGAGAAGACTCTCGTGCTCGAGCGGTTCACGGACGAGCTGGGGGATTGGCGCGTGGTGCTGCACACACCATTCGGCAAGGGCGTTAACGCCGCGTGGGCGCTCGCCACCGGATGGCGAGTGGCGCAGGAGACCGGCATGGACGCCCAAGCGGTCGCGGGCGACGACGGCATCGTGCTCCGCCTACCACAAGGGGAGAAAGAGCCCGGCGGCTCGATCTTCGCCTTCGACGCCGATAAGATCGCCGATATCGTCACCGAGCAGGTAGGAAATTCCGCGCTCTTCGCCTCCCGCTTCCGCGAGTGCGCCGCACGCGCGTTGCTCCTGCCGCGCCGCAATCCGGGCAAGCGCGCACCGCTTTGGCAGCAGCGTCAACGCGCGGAACAGCTTCTCGACGTCGCCCGTAACTACCCGTCCTTCCCGATCATCCTGGAGACGGTCCGCGAGTGCCTCCAGGACGTCTACGACCTGCCTGCGCTGCAAGATGTCATGCGCAACCTGTCCACCCGCCGCATCCGCGTCGCGGAGGTGACCACGGACCAGCCGAGCCCGTTCGCCTCGAGCCTGCTGTTCAACTACACCGGCGCGTTCATGTACGAAGGCGACACCCCGCTCGCCGAAAAACGCGCGGCGGCACTCGCGCTCGATCCGTCGTTGCTCGCGAAGCTGCTTGGCACCGTCGAATTGCGCGAGCTTCTCGACGCCGACGTCATCGCCGACGTCGATGCCTCCCTGCGCCGACTCGGAAAGGCCGAGACTTCGGAGCAATTCGCCGACACGCTCCGCATCGTCGGACCCGTTCCCGTCGACGAGCTCGAGCTCTACACCTCGGTTCCCGCCGCGGCACTCGAAGAGAGCCTGGGCAGGCGCATGATGCGCGTGCGCATCGGCGGCCGTGAGCATCTCGCGCAATCACTCGACGCGCCATTGCTTCGCGACGGCCTCGGCGTGCCCGTCCCTCCCGGCATCGCCGCCCAGGTGGCCACGATCCCGGATGCTCTCAGCCAACTGGTCACCCGGTGGGTACGCACACGTGGGCCGTTCACCCTGCGCGACCTCGCCGCCGCCTTCGGTCTGTCCGTCGGTGCTTCCTATGAGACGTTGAAGCGCCTCATCGAGGATGGGAAAGTCATCGAGGGCCGTTACCGCCAGGGTGTCGACGAGCAGGAGTACATGGGTGCAGATGTCCTGCGCATCGTGCGCACCCGCTCTCTCGCCGCGGCGCGGGCGCAGACTCGACCCGTCTCCCAGTCGGCCCTCGGCCGCTTCATGCCCGCCTGGCTCAATATCGCTCCGGCGGGGCAGCGGCCGGCACTCCGTGGCGCCGACGGCGTCTACTCCGTCATCGAGCAGCTCGCCGGGATCCGTCTGCCCGCCAGCGCGTGGGAGTCGATGATCCTGCCCAGCCGCGTCGGCGATTATTCCCCGGAAATGCTCGACGAGCTCACTTTGTCCGGTGAAGTGCAGATTGTCGGGGCTGGAAAAGCCGGCGCACGCGACCCGTGGATCATGCTGCTTCCCGCCGACTATGCCGCGCAGCTCATTCCCGTTCCGGAAGAGCCGCTGCTGAGCCTCACTCAACAGCGCGTGATGGACAAAATCAACGTCGGCGGCGGCTATCTCTTCACCGACCTGCTCGGGCCCGCCTCCGAATCGTTCACCACCTCCGATGAACTCCGTGAATCCATGTGGGACCTGGTTGAAGCTGGACTCATCGCGCCGGATTCCTTCGCGCCGATCCGTGCGCGCCTGGCCGGCGGCAAGCACGGAAAGACGGCCCACCGTGCTAAGCGTCGGCCGTCGCGAAGCCGGATCCGTTCCGGACGCACCACATTCGCGGATGTCACGCCGCCGGACATGACGGGACGCTGGGCAGCGACGCCCACGCCAGACACCGACCCCACGCAGCGCTCGCTCGCGCACGGCGAGGCGTGGCTCGACCGCTACGGCGTAGTCACCCGCGGCAGCATTGTCGCCGAAGACGTCCTCGGCGGATTCGCCCTGGCCTATAAGACCCTGTCCGGCTTCGAGGAATCCGGCAAAGC
This window contains:
- a CDS encoding dihydrofolate reductase; protein product: MLGAIWAQSVDRIIGDGADMPWHLPEDLKHFKDTTCGSPVIMGRRTWESLPFKPLPSRTNIIISSREADTWSKGAYVYRDLPDLDTDAWIIGGAQLYEATLDEVDIIERTLIDVSLSPHLPHDAVYAPRISEDFELTSETDWFASERGRVTIEGAEDSPLRYRFQRFERKAQ
- a CDS encoding thymidylate synthase, which encodes MTGTTIPTPYEDLLREILETGTPKSDRTGTGTISVFGKQLRYDLSDSFPLLTTKKVYFKGVVGELLWFLKGDSNVRWLQENNIRIWNEWADDNGELGPVYGVQWRSWPTPDGQHIDQIQNALNLLSSDPESRRNVVSAWNVSELDKMALMPCHLLFQLYVADGKLSMQVYQRSADMFLGVPFNIASYSLLTHFFAQQAGLEVGELIWTGGDCHIYNDHLEQVKEQLSREPRPYPQLELTKAESIFDYGFDDIAVTGYDPHPTIAAKVSV
- a CDS encoding 3'(2'),5'-bisphosphate nucleotidase CysQ, whose amino-acid sequence is MTATYSDSRLTNLIALGTGEILKGIRGVGLLRGRELGEAGDDLAQNWIARVLAQHRPDDAFLSEEAVDDLARLDNPRVWIVDPLDGTKEFATGRQDWAVHIALVENGVPTHAAVGLPDLGVVFKSSDVRHVEGPLSRKIALSHNRPPAVAKYVAEKMDFEAVGIGSAGAKAMHVLLGDYDAYIHAGGQYEWDQAAPVGVAKAAGLHATRLDGTEMHFNNEDTYVPDLLICRPELADEILEHAAAYKEEHGSYEGIAK
- a CDS encoding DEAD/DEAH box helicase, which produces MPDRPFDRSVSGDSGRILDRFHPQVATWFEEVFAAPTPVQEQAWTSISEGENTLVVAPTGSGKTLAAFLWSLNSMVQRSGQQALHFGDNAELQRSTQGTRDGVKVLYISPLKALGVDVENNLRAPLTGIARVAQRMELDMPDISVAVRSGDTPQSERNRQARKPPDILITTPESLYLMVTSKAAGILKTVDTVIVDEIHALAGTKRGVHLALSMERLRRLAGDFQRIGLSATVRPLDAVANFLGERTTIVNPPAEKKWKLDVHVPVEDMSDLPVPEEGSPIGEAVIDTSAISDDVLDFNLDGPETAKRDLAPPPTPGQSSIWPHIETQLYQEVMAHQSTIVFVNSRRTAERLTSRLNEIWASEHDPDSLSPDTRRPPAQLMKSVDVAGEAAPVIARAHHGSVSKEERKSTEAALKEGTLRAVVSTSSLELGIDMGAVDLVVQVESPPSVASGLQRVGRAGHSVGAVSEGSFYPKHRSDLAQTAVTVPRMRQGLIEELHTPKSPLDVLAQQTVAAVAVEDLELDGWYETVTRAWPYRDLAREVFDAVIDLVIGIYPSTDFAELRPRAILDGTTLKARPGAQRVAVTNAGTIPDRGMFGVFLVGTDAEGGVPRRVGELDEEMVYESRVGDVFTLGASSWRIENITRDQVQVSPAPGHTGRLPFWSGDSLGRPYELGLALGAFRREAKSDPSVIDASLDAYARDNLLKYLDEQEEATGIVPDEKTLVLERFTDELGDWRVVLHTPFGKGVNAAWALATGWRVAQETGMDAQAVAGDDGIVLRLPQGEKEPGGSIFAFDADKIADIVTEQVGNSALFASRFRECAARALLLPRRNPGKRAPLWQQRQRAEQLLDVARNYPSFPIILETVRECLQDVYDLPALQDVMRNLSTRRIRVAEVTTDQPSPFASSLLFNYTGAFMYEGDTPLAEKRAAALALDPSLLAKLLGTVELRELLDADVIADVDASLRRLGKAETSEQFADTLRIVGPVPVDELELYTSVPAAALEESLGRRMMRVRIGGREHLAQSLDAPLLRDGLGVPVPPGIAAQVATIPDALSQLVTRWVRTRGPFTLRDLAAAFGLSVGASYETLKRLIEDGKVIEGRYRQGVDEQEYMGADVLRIVRTRSLAAARAQTRPVSQSALGRFMPAWLNIAPAGQRPALRGADGVYSVIEQLAGIRLPASAWESMILPSRVGDYSPEMLDELTLSGEVQIVGAGKAGARDPWIMLLPADYAAQLIPVPEEPLLSLTQQRVMDKINVGGGYLFTDLLGPASESFTTSDELRESMWDLVEAGLIAPDSFAPIRARLAGGKHGKTAHRAKRRPSRSRIRSGRTTFADVTPPDMTGRWAATPTPDTDPTQRSLAHGEAWLDRYGVVTRGSIVAEDVLGGFALAYKTLSGFEESGKAMRGYLVEGLGAAQFSTPATIDRLRGHQDSDDLVGWPSGTKEPKVYVLAVTDPANPYGAALPWPDTGPTRSAGALVVLIDGLLAAHITRGGKTMTTFFDGFPGGTGTEDELLSMVVGALTDAVAAGRLSPLTVEKLNGEPAFILKNHGAGASPRGAKIGGKAVSSPKRRGRSVAEALEELDENLNFDD